The following nucleotide sequence is from Prunus dulcis unplaced genomic scaffold, ALMONDv2, whole genome shotgun sequence.
TTTGGGGGCGGGTAggggagaaagggagagagaggtctctttttctctctttttttttttctttttttttttttgaaaatggaaagactAAAGTACCCTTAAAATGGATGGGAAATTAGATGGTGTTAAAGTTAGATacaaatcatgaattttgaaattttaaggtgacatttctcttaattttttcttaaggtgacaaattgaaactgagATATAAGTTCAGGTGACATTTCGACAACTATGTAGAGACAAACCATAGTGCTAGTCTTCCTTCACGTTTGTCTACTCCATAATATCATAAATAAAGTGGATGAATATGAACCTGCACAAGTTCCTCCTGTAGATCTTTACTTGCTTTTTATGATCAATATGATTATATAATATTACTTACAGATATAATAATGTAATAAACAATCAGGATAAAGAAAAGTAGAGAACTTATCTCTCAGATAGTCATAAAgaattctttttcctttttttgtgcCGTAGCCCTTTCTCTGCTTTGGATTGCTGGCTGCAGTGCAGACCCTCTTTGTTTTTCAGGTTCGTTTATGTGCTTGGCGGGTCAAAAATGGAGTCAAAGCTCTCTGAGTTCCTCCAAGGCACAAAGAAGGCAGCCTTGGTGAGGTTTTGACGTGCTCGCAGCTCGTTGTGGTCAACAGTTTGCAGAGCAAGACAATTAGAGAGGAGGAGAGGTTGACAAGGGTTGTTGCTCTTCGTGATGGGCGAACTGCTGCTGAGTGCACGCTCAGACTATCAAAGCAACAGAAGTGCCAAGATCCGAAGGttacctttttacccttttttgttgttgttgttgttgttgacataaacaaataaaattatacaaGTGCCTTTGCCTTTTTCCCTTCGCTGCCCCGCGCTGAGCTTCTGGTTTTGCTAATTGGCTGATCAAAGCAACTAACTTTGTACTTTGGAAATAACTCAACCACAGAAGAGTGAATTGTAGAGCAAAAAGAAGTCAGCTTGATTTGAAGCAAACTTGAACTTGATGGGGGCTGACTGGCTGGTCTGATCTTCCTCAAAAACttgttttgttgggtttgtgttTTGAAGCCATAGAGAGTGACACAGAAGAGCATGAGCAACTCAATCAAAccccaagaaagaaaagcaatgAGGCAGAGTGTTTTGATCGAATATCCCAATTGGTATTTTAGAGATATTCATGCtaataacgtgttataaaattaaGAGATTGAGGAGAGAATTTAGAAGCAGAGAAAATGTAGGATCGGTTCCTCTAGCTTCAGTATTACTCAATCGTACATTACAAAGGAAGGGTGAAcccttttataggcaaagccccttccaacatgtgggctccattTATTATCTTTCAGGCTTAATTACAGTAATGCCTCCTGAAACTTTAGTCAAATCTCACTTTACCCCCCAAAACTTAAAATGGCCCACTTTCATACATTGACCGAGATTTAGTGACTCACTTTGCCCTCTGCCGTCAACTTCATCCAAAATTCTGTTAAAATTGATGATATGGCATTGGCTTATTGGTAATTTCATACACATGGATCATTTACATCAATTGAGTTGGTGATGTGGCAAGTAGAGTCTATCTccatataattaaaaataaaaataaaatagtctaataactaaaataaaaaaactcaaaaacccTTAGGAATTGatgttttatgtttgttaAGGCTCAAATCCACTTCCGTGAAATAGAGGtagctgttttttttaatttttttgtccttCGTCAATCATCACCTTCTTTCTTATCCAATGAACCACTCTCAGTTCAACCCCAGAAAACCAGATCTTGCCCGCTTTcgtcttcttcatttttggaaatttttgatttggtgattttggGGGGAAGATTACTGTCATGCTGAGTGGTTATAAGTGCTGGGTGGAGTTGGGTTTGTAGGTAGGGATGGTGTGGTGTGGtggtgggttgggtttgtGGAAATGGATGGTGGAGTGGTGGAGTGATGGCGGCTGTAGATGTTGTGGGTTCGGTTTGGGGTGCATAGATGAGAGGATTGGAGGAaggtttttgagtttttattttattttatttttttatgaagtttattttaatttttagttattagaaactttttttttttattttatctatgCATAGGTGGGCTCCACTTGCCACGTCACTCACTCATTTGGTTTAATGATCTATGTGTATGAAATTACCAATAAACTCATGCCACATCATCAATTTTAACAGAGTTTTGAATGGAGTTGACGGCAAGAGGCAAAGTGGGTCACTAAACCTCGGTCAATGTATGAAAGTGGATCATTTTAAGTTTCGGGGGATAAAAGTGAGATTTGACTGAAGTTTCAAGGGACATTAGTGTAATTAAGCCTATCTTTTACAACAAAGTTGTTATTTTACTCTCATTTACTCTCTCAAAGGCTCTCAAACCTATGTACAAATATAGTACTCCCTCAAACATTTCCCTTATAAATACTCCATGCTCCATCCCTCATTCCTCATCAATCACACCCAAGATATTATTTGCAGTACGCATACAAGCCAATATGGGGTTGTGTAAGAATTCGTTTGCCCTAGTTTTTCTCCTGGGCTTAACCCCTAGTCCAACTAATTCCGGCCTACAAAGACTCACCACAAGGCTACCACAATACCCAAACCCCCAAAACTCTCCACCATGCTACTCCAACTCATCAGCACAAGGCTACCACAAGTCCCACCACTCTCAAGACTCACCACCACAAAACTACCACATGTCCCAACACTCTCAAGACTCACCACCACAAAACTACCTAAACTCACCACAACAAAACTATCACGATTCCCACAACTCTCAAGACTCACCACCACAAATCAACCACAATTATCACAACTCTCGACTGTCACAATCACAAAACTACCAAAACTGGCAACCACGAGCCTACccaaaaaatgccaaccaagacgAGCAGGTGGGTGTTCCGCCCCTGACGTGGGATCCCAACGTAGCGGCCCATGTGCAAAGATACCCTGATTCCCGTATTGGTGACTACAATCTTGTGCACTCCAGTGGACCTTATGGCGAAAACATAGCCATGAGAAGCCGTGACCTGTCTGTCACGGCAGCCGTGAACATGTTTGTATCAAAGAAGTCCAGCTATCATTACAACTCTAACTCATGTGCTCCTGGCAAGGTGTGTGGCCATTATACTCAGGTTGTTTGGCGCAACTCAGTTCGTCTAGGGTGTGCAAAAGCAAGGTGCAACAACGGAGGCACCTTCATTGGGTGCAACTATGATCCCCCAGGCAATTATAATGGGCGGAGTCCTCACTAATTAAGCTTTTGAACAAAACCATGCACCAACCATATACTTGTGGAAGAAGTTTCATCCACCGTTAATTAATAAGAGAGAGGCTTAGAGCATGTAATTTAATTCATCTATGAAATATGTCCTAATTACGGTTGAATTAATTTTCATTCAACgaatactttttttattttatacaagtgatgTAAACCGCATATCCTTCTCGTATAATGTATAAACTGGACTGGGATTGAGGTCAGGGCCTATACCAGATCTTCCGAGTTGAGGTGCTCTCCATAGAAGACCTGCACACTTTGAACAAGTATCAGAATATGAGCAAACTAGGGTTGCTCCCAATTGAACTCCCTCCGATGGTTAAGTCAAAAGTGGTTGTAAGGTGGAGAGAATGAATGTAGGGTTTTCAAGATGAGAATATTTATTACCTCTGTCCTTATGTAGGTGAATGGTATTTATAGGGGGGAGAAGGAGAGACAAAGATATTTTAAGGAGGAGATATTTATATCCCTTCTCCCATGTGGGACTGGAGTACATTAAATGACTTGTTCTGATCACCATGCTATCTGACAGAGATTGTGTGACAAAGCAACATGTGGCTTTGGATGGGAGGTCTATTAAATGATCCCTCTCCATCATCAATCTGCTCATTCGGAGATTTAAGAGATGGGGCGACACTTGGTTTTGGATGGGAAGTACATTAACTAACCTATCTTAGTAGCCAAGCTGTTTTACCAAAGGGGTGGAGTGACTGACTTGGCAAGGGTCTGGTCATGCCTGTTGATCATTAATGCGCCTCAGGTCATACATGGTACCACAGTGGTCTGGTCATGCCTGTTGATCATTGTCCACTGAgcaatataaataataatattcacatAACATCAAATAGTATTTCATCAAACATCAAATAACATTCATGAagcaaaacaacaataatatataagCACCAAGACTAAAAGTGACATGGCCCAATCATCAGGAAATCAGAAAATGTTACCTCATGTTCGACTAGTTAGATTACTGAATTACCCTTCCAATTCTTCTATTTTCACTTGAGCCTAAATCGAACAATAGGGTCAGATAATAATTAGTACTTTCGCTTAACATAATTTTGGTGAAAAAGATACAAGTCTCAGATGGTCCCAAAAGTAACATTAACGAACTTAAAACGAAAAACCAAGTTGGGAGGATGACGAACGACACTAACATCGCACCACATGTGCTGAACACACATATGGTGACTGCATGGTACCATTCATCTTCCCAAAagaccttttctttttccctgtTTTCCACTTCATTTTTGGCATAACTAAAATTGGAAAGCTTTACAAGACTATGCTCAAATTGAAGCTTGTAACCTTAGCTTTCTAAACATATAAAGATATGTGAAAACTGAGCTACGGTTAGTGAGAAATTCAAACCCAAAGACAGACccaaaaatctgaattttcgTTTTCCAGCTTCCTCTGTTTTGGTAGTTTTGAAAACCTAACTTCAGTCCAATATTTGATTCCCCAAAACTTTCCAAAACATCAAAAACCTTTCAAAACAATACTTCACAAATCAAAGCAACACGAGAGCCAAAGTAAGGCCCATGAactaaaatttccaaaaaaatacaaagtttcaaaattttcttaagAGTCTCTTTCAACACCTCAAATACCATCCTTAAGGCTCGAAATCATACTCCAAAATCATATCCTTGACCTAAGCTTCCCAAAAACGAGATTTGGATCTAAATTTTGAACAACCAAACCCATAAATTTatcaacacacccaaaatctgaaaatcttgatttcaaaattcttcttttgattttcttatgccTCAAAAGGTTCATAAATCATTCTCTTACTCAGTTATGACTATAAATCCACTCAAACaaataattatacaaaaactcaagaattgaaaatgaacTTAGAACAAGAGTCCCACCTTTCATCCTTCCAATTGCTTCTACACTTCACCATTTTCCTTTGGCAAAAAGTCTTTTTTGGTCCTTGTAGTTTGCCACTTTACCACATTGGTCCATgtcattttaatttgatcaattttgtccctatagttttcaatttaaaCTATTCAAGGACAAACTCTAATTTTTATCAAACTAAAATAACTGTTGTTAGTTGTTGATGGGCATTTGTCTCCAAAACAAAGGTAACCAAAAAAGTAACCAAAacctcaaaaacaaaaacaaaaaaaacaaaaaacaaaaaaaaccaagaatacaatttaaaaaagaaacctAAATTACCCAAACCCCACCCACCCTATCATGCTCCCCTACCTCATCCTGCCCCATCCCCCATCCCAACCCAACCCCGCAACCCAGATTACCTAATCCCCCTATGTGAActagaggtgtcaaacgggACGGGCATTTAAACTCGTGCTTTTAACTTTTTCGTGCTATGCTGGTCTGGTCCATTTAATTTATCAGGCCGTGCTGTGCCGGCCCATTTAGTAAAATCATTGATCCCGGCCCGACCCAAAGCCCATGTCCACATTGAAACGAGCTGTGCTGGGCTCGTGCCGTGCCCGTGTTCGTGCTCGTACCATACTCGGGCCCAAGAACCAAcccatttaatttgaatttttttcacttgtttttttttttccaatagataattcaaattataaacattaaaaatataattagaggCAAGACGTGATGaactatttgaaaatattaatcaatcaaatatccaaacaatatgaaaaGGTGGAGGACAAAAAGTGTCCAACTTCACAAAGTCCACATCAACTTTTCATCTTTAaacaacttattattttataagaGAATCGTATATGTCATATGTACTTATTAGATATCAAGTCCaatgttgtttaattaatttgtagttGATATGTTTAATTAGTTAAGGACCTAAGTAATTTTCCTAAAATGAAAGACatcaaatatatgtttatgattatttttaatataaaaaaaaccatataaacaatgacattagatgtcaaattattgcattttgacttttgagaaagaaaaaaatgataagTGGGCCGGGCTTGAAGCGGGCTTGGGCTCGTGCAGTGCTTGACGCGTGCTCGGGCCATGGGCCCCCCCAGTCCATTGGACCTCATTTTTCAATCCCGGCCCGGCCCAAGTTTTCATGCCGTGCCTAGCACGGCCCATTAATATTCGTGCTCGTGTCGTGCCGTGCCTCATTTAAATGGGCTGGGCTCATGCCGTGCTAGGCCGACCCGTCCCGTTTAACATCTCTAATGtgaaccctctctctctctctctctctctctctctctctctctctctctcctcgtcTCTTATTCTCTTTCCCcgtcttttttctctctttccctttctcttcttcctaGGCCTCAGCCTACCTTAGCCCAACAATACCAAACCAAGACAATCGCAACCCACACTCGCCCAAAAATCTCTCACATCCAGTCCTTGTAATCCGTTGCTCGCCATGTCATCGTCCCCATCTCTAAACTCCAAGTAGCCAATCGTTAGCACCAAAATGAGAAGCACGGTGCCGAATTGGGCGGTCGGGAACTTACCTCCGCACCGCCTAGTTTTAGGCCAACGAGCAGAGTCTGGATCTCCGGCTTATGGAAAAATTATGTGATTATTAAGCCTCACACGTGGTGTTGGAATATCAAGCATGTGAGACACTTCCCATATGTGGCTttggaatttccggcgtataggaagattatgtgattatttggtctcacacgtggcgtttGAATTTCTGGTGTGTGAGACActtcccatacgtggcgttggaatttccggcgtgtgagacacttcccatacgtggcgttggaatttccggtgtatgggaagattatgtgattattaaGTCTCACACGTGGACTTGGAATattccggcgtgtgagaccCTGTGATTTGTTATGAATTACCACACGTGAAGTTGGAGAATTCCGACGTGTGGTAAAAGAACAGGGAGTGGAAAAAGGGATTATTTTACTATATCGGGGAAAGATTGATGCTTAAAAGAATAATGTCTGGTGTGTTGTGATTTAAGGAAGAAGGGAAAGGTATAATTCTAGAATTTACTATTTTGTATTGCTGTAATGGATTGTATGTTATTGGAACTGGGATTTTTGtagaaagaactacgtgtggcttgatccttCACAAGGGGTACGTAGGTAGCCTAGAGCAGTacctaggtgcagccgcggACTAAATTTCacttatgttgttttattgAGTTTAGTTCTGACCTTGTCGTTGGTCCTGAAACTCGGTTGAAACCGAGGCGCGATTGAATAGTTGTTCATACTCCCGTTTGGCTAAGGGAGGGCTGTATAAATGTATCCGGTCAAAACGGGTGTAAAACCAGTTTTGGATTGTTGTACGATTTGGGCTGAGGCCTTAAACTACTTGCGATTGGgttaggaggttaaaacctcATATGATGGATAGTTGGGAAAGTAAGATTTATGTAAATTGTAATTGGCATTCATAATTATGTTTGAGCTTATATGCCTTGGTTAAggtattatttgatttaagaACATTGTTGGTGGTTTTGGTTCTGATTATATGAAGATCGGAGACCGATTATGTGAATTGTATGttattatattgtgcatgctgcctgttgggatattaaattgtgaattttgagcaagttgaaatttgagaaatgttCGATTTATAGGgaagactctgccgaattttcggtagaaagtctcgtGCCCTTATTCCTTTTTGGAAAATGAGGCTATATTTAGTGACTGGGCCTGGCATCGGGATGATGTCGGATTTTCCACAGGATTCGTTCCGAGTTCTGAGGAATttggggcgggtcctgtcagcttggtatcagagctttaGGTTCAATTTCCTATGGACTCCGCACCTTGTGTGCATCTTTAAGTTTTGCCACGTATgggaagtgtctcacacgccggaaaTTCCAATGCCACGTATAAGACTTAATAATCATACATTCTT
It contains:
- the LOC117612405 gene encoding pathogenesis-related protein 1-like, which gives rise to MGLCKNSFALVFLLGSRLSQSQNYQNWQPRAYPKNANQDEQVGVPPLTWDPNVAAHVQRYPDSRIGDYNLVHSSGPYGENIAMRSRDLSVTAAVNMFVSKKSSYHYNSNSCAPGKVCGHYTQVVWRNSVRLGCAKARCNNGGTFIGCNYDPPGNYNGRSPH